catgaatggttaaattatttgttcttcaaaaattataccaataatattcataatattggttaagaaaatgcacattctttgagcaatccatcaaagatgcgctaatattaaagctttagcttttcaagaactatatcacaagtgatcttcatataatgatcacaataatcttcataatttcttcaagaaaattttattctttgagcaatcattcaaagatgcttcaatattaaggttttccctttttcttttcttgttcttcgggaactagctaatgtcacatatattttcaatagttttgcTAATTTTCCCACTTTTTTCCGGGGCCATGACTATTACCACGACCATAACCACAATTTTGTCCATGATAATCGTGTGTTGCTACATTCACTTATGTGAATGGAATAACATCAGTGGGTCGGacttcattcacttctgggaatgatttttcattcatttctcattgatactatcatcaaataaaattaagcaaataattagataaacataataaacacagtcaaataaaaaattccaattatctttattaatattaatataatgtaacataaaattttataatgcaaattaaatagtaacataatgaaattaataataattataatgtaacctataataataattataatgtaacgtatattaattagtaagttattgaaaaaaaaaatggcataTGCATAGAATAGGTAaagtatgaaaaataatttgtttatacTTTTCAATATGATACATGCAAAATTTGCGTatgatatgcattttttttttatttaatttttttatgttttgtacaatataacaataaataaataaatccaatgaaatttgtagattgcaaaatttttataaaaatcgaTAAAGCTATCCCATGgatatgtatattgaattcttctcgAATTCTTaggaaataatttgatttttcttttaagttcttcaggaactatataatattgttataatgtaagaataatcctttatgcaatcctcataagaataatccatattcttcgttatattataatatatctaattgtacaatccttcaaagatgtatccgtaatgaattcttcaggaattcgtggataatacaaattgattttaaaattgtttaagaacTGTATAAcggatcaaatatatattaaatcagTTATTTgtccaatccttcagggattgatgttcattttacttatatctatgaatcttcaggattcatattttaaaatttcatcatactatgaatcttcaggattcatattttaaaatttatcacaccatgaatcttcaggattcatattttaaaatttcatcataatatgaatcttcaggattcatattttaaaattttatcacactatgaatcttcaggattcatatttcaaaaatttcaccacgatacttctggatcgaaggtttgtgaatcaatataaaaaaaaaaaaaagacaaaaaattatctgaaagaatagaataaaaaaaaatcatacataaaataaaattgtcacttccctttgttgctatacctttcttgaaaggggagagactatcgtgctgataacgtgttatgaactattgctagagaataacaagaatagagaagaagagatgaaggagagaaagagaagagagaatagactattgtattgttctattcaaggtgtgtattacattgtaacaaaggggtcctatttataggacacaattaggggacaagaaaacctacacaataatggacattcattacatattattcataacatttAATAACTTTTTGCCTAATTTTTAAGACTAGTTACAATGGTGTTGAATCCATTGTGTTGAATCTGCAATTTCATGTTGAAACCATTGCAAGGCTATGTTGAATGTGAACTGGCGGAGAGAgataatgaaataattaaacacAGTTGAAATCTGCTTGGAACGCCACTTGGCGCGTTTTAATTTGCTTTGCCTGGCGCGTGCGCAACACGCGCGGACATAGCGCGTGTGGGAACTggtgacgcggagagagaaggTGCTTTGAataaaaggcagccacgtggcTGCTGCTGATTGGTCCggtggatttttatgatttttatcctttgaactcaattatctcattgcaatataattttttatttttttatttttttaccaaaattcgtgatttttttttctctacaaatagagacttggttcatttcatttggacacagaaaaaaaaaccaaaattttcactatcttaatctattattatctttctaattagtctttcttttgaagttttaatctttttttagtgaaatggatcccaacaattcttctaattatcccaacaattctcaaaatcccaacaattatcaaaactccaacaattatcaaaaccccaacaattatcaaaatcccaacaattatcaaaattcaaatcaatttttcaaccaaCATCCTCAAAATATGGACAAAATTTGGAATGTTTCAGGATTAAAGATGATTTGTTTCgtatttgtgtgttgtttcgtattttaagttagtttgcatcgtattaattacgtaacttgtgtgttgtattgcattttaagttaatttgtatcgtactaattacgttatttgtgtgatgtattgcattttaaattaagaaaataaaaaaatatttaaataaattttgttaagtgtattattttaatttaattttaatcgataattataatattatttaatcataaaaacaaaaattaaaatttaaataagaatatgaaatagaaagtggtggggtagagaaaatggagagggtaaaagttaaatgtgtgttgaatgattaggtggaagaaagagaaaatgatgtggagtgaaaaagtgggtgttgaatgtgttttggtgttgaaaccattgtaaCCAGTCTAAAGCCCCCTTCCTTTGTTTGGCTAACACAGAAAAAGTGTCAGAAAGAAACACTGAAACTGAAGGAGAGCGTTATTGCAGGTCTTGTCCATTTGTTGTTATTGTATTGTCCTTGTCATAAAATTCACATGCCATGCtataaagaataataatacAGCCAAAACAAgtacacaaaaataaataaattaatcttcTAAAAATTAAGCACTTTACTATTCAACAAGATCCCAGTCCAACGGCTATATTTCCTTCCTTTTCATCCACTATTTTCAATtccaataataacaataatcatTTCACACTGAATTCCCACAACGGTTCCATCTATCTATCTTCATAAAACCATCAAATCAAATCATCATATTCACATTTTCCTTACCTTACTCTGTCTGCAATAATGGAAACTACTGTTACATTTACAACTACTTCTGCTTCTGCTGCTACTATCACTGATGCTGCTAAGGTTCAAAGAGTTACCAAGAAATCTTCTGATGAGTTACTTAGGAAGTTTGCTGAAGTTGGTACCGACGACAAGAAAGAGTTACGTCTTATCAAACGCCGTAAGAAGAAGATTAAGGAAAATCAATCCGAGAGCATTTCAAATGGCGCCACCGCCGTGGTGGAAAGGAGGTCGCTTTTGCCGGCTACTGTCAGCCGGAAGTCTGCTTTGCTTAGGCAGCTCAGAGTTAGAGATAACAGAAACAAGTCATCACTCTTTGGAACAATTCACAAGGTTAGTTAGTTAGACTTAGACACTAATTAATAAACacatttttcatgttttttggTTTGTCTCAAACATTCTcaatttgttattgttttgtttgttgcagACATGGCGTAGAACTGTAGAAGGTGCTTCTAGAGTTTTCATGGAAAAGCATTATCATAGTCATAAGCGTTTGATTAATGATATTGTTTAGGTTCTTCTGATATGATATCAGTGCTTGAATAATTTACAAGTTATGTTATGCAAATTCATCATTAGATGAAAGAAAGGCTCACTCACATTATGTATATTGCAGTACTATTAGTTTAAttcaattattatcattatgtTCCCTTTTTTCACTTATTCATTGTATTCTTTTTTACTtcaagtattaattaataattatcatgtattcttttttactttgtttGCTTACAAATTTAGTACAAACCagaaatatgaaaaatgtaTGTTAAAAATGGTTTTGTGAAATTGGAAAACAAGTTCTTAGATCTTCATTTCACTCACGGTCagagttttgaatttttttctcgCACATTGTTTATTTTCTGATCATAATTTCAAGGCAATTACAACAGCGGTGGCAATTCCGGCTTGAGAGGAGTAGTTATGAACCCCGTAGACCAGCCATATGGGGTGGAGAAGGGAGGGCCCAATTGGTAGAAAAAACCCTAACTCCTTGAGGTTATCGCGCCCTTGGTatcatttgattttattaaatttGGAGATGGTTAAAATGAGTTTCGAAGAGATCAAAACACTTAATTTTGCTAAATCCACTACAAAATTCTCTTCACAATCTAAAAGGAAGtgataaaaaatacaaattgtcaaaaaaaaagaagagagtaGACAATACAATTTAGGTGAGTTAACTAATTTGAGCT
This genomic interval from Trifolium pratense cultivar HEN17-A07 linkage group LG6, ARS_RC_1.1, whole genome shotgun sequence contains the following:
- the LOC123890559 gene encoding uncharacterized protein LOC123890559, translated to METTVTFTTTSASAATITDAAKVQRVTKKSSDELLRKFAEVGTDDKKELRLIKRRKKKIKENQSESISNGATAVVERRSLLPATVSRKSALLRQLRVRDNRNKSSLFGTIHKTWRRTVEGASRVFMEKHYHSHKRLINDIV